A genomic region of Friedmanniella luteola contains the following coding sequences:
- a CDS encoding aldo/keto reductase family protein encodes MDFRYLGNSGLKISEITYGNWLTHGSQLENEQAHACVKASLEAGITTFDTADVYANTKAETVLGEALKGERRESLEIFTKVFGPTGPKGHNDLGLSRKHISESINASLTRLQTDYVDLYQAHRYDYETPLEETMQAFADLVRAGKVLYLGVSEWTAEQMREAAVLAKDLGVQLISNQPQYSMLWRVIEGEVVPASKELGISQVVWSPIAQGVLTGKYVPGQDLPEGSRATDDKGGANMIARWMKDDVLERVQQLKPLAEEAGLSMAQLAIAWVLQNENVATAIIGASRPEQVFDNVKAAGVTLEPELLGKIDDVLGDAVVSDPAKTLESSPKTREA; translated from the coding sequence ATGGACTTCCGCTACCTCGGCAACTCCGGACTCAAGATCTCGGAGATCACCTACGGCAACTGGCTCACCCACGGCTCCCAGCTCGAGAACGAGCAGGCGCACGCCTGCGTCAAGGCCTCCCTCGAGGCCGGCATCACCACCTTCGACACCGCTGACGTCTACGCCAACACCAAGGCCGAGACCGTGCTGGGCGAGGCGCTGAAGGGTGAGCGCCGCGAGTCGCTGGAGATCTTCACCAAGGTCTTCGGCCCGACCGGGCCGAAGGGCCACAACGACCTCGGCCTCTCGCGCAAGCACATCTCGGAGTCGATCAACGCCTCCCTGACGCGGCTGCAGACCGACTACGTCGACCTCTACCAGGCACACCGCTACGACTACGAGACGCCCCTCGAGGAGACGATGCAGGCGTTCGCCGACCTCGTCCGCGCGGGCAAGGTGCTCTACCTCGGCGTCAGCGAGTGGACGGCCGAGCAGATGCGCGAGGCGGCCGTGCTCGCGAAGGACCTCGGCGTCCAGCTGATCTCCAACCAGCCGCAGTACTCCATGCTGTGGCGGGTCATCGAGGGCGAGGTCGTGCCCGCGTCGAAGGAGCTCGGCATCTCCCAGGTGGTCTGGTCCCCGATCGCGCAGGGCGTGCTGACCGGCAAGTACGTGCCCGGCCAGGACCTGCCGGAGGGCTCCCGCGCCACCGACGACAAGGGCGGCGCCAACATGATCGCCCGCTGGATGAAGGACGACGTGCTGGAGCGCGTGCAGCAGCTGAAGCCGCTCGCCGAGGAGGCCGGGCTGTCGATGGCGCAGCTGGCCATCGCGTGGGTGCTGCAGAACGAGAACGTCGCCACGGCGATCATCGGCGCCTCGCGGCCCGAGCAGGTCTTCGACAACGTCAAGGCTGCCGGCGTCACGCTGGAGCCGGAGCTGCTGGGCAAGATCGACGACGTCCTCGGCGACGCCGTCGTGAGCGACCCCGCGAAGACGCTGGAGAGCTCGCCGAAGACCCGGGAGGCCTGA
- a CDS encoding VOC family protein, producing MPAITPCLWFAGQAEEAARFYVSVFPNSRVLSVNPAPEGTPSATPGEALTVEFELDGVRFTGLNGGPQFHFDEAVSFQIDTADQAETDHYWDALIADGGEESVCGWLKDRFGLSWQVVPRRLTELMTDADPARAGRAMQAMLQMRRIDIAAIEAAAEPVPAS from the coding sequence ATGCCCGCCATCACCCCGTGCCTGTGGTTCGCCGGTCAGGCCGAGGAAGCCGCCCGCTTCTACGTCTCCGTGTTCCCGAACTCACGCGTGCTCAGCGTCAACCCGGCGCCAGAAGGCACCCCCTCCGCCACCCCCGGCGAGGCGCTCACCGTGGAGTTCGAGCTGGACGGCGTCCGCTTCACCGGCCTCAACGGCGGTCCGCAGTTCCACTTCGACGAGGCGGTCTCGTTCCAGATCGACACCGCCGACCAGGCCGAGACCGACCACTACTGGGACGCCCTGATCGCCGACGGTGGCGAGGAGAGCGTGTGCGGGTGGCTCAAGGACCGGTTCGGGCTGTCCTGGCAGGTCGTCCCCCGCCGGCTCACCGAGCTGATGACCGACGCCGACCCCGCACGGGCCGGCCGCGCCATGCAGGCGATGCTCCAGATGCGCCGGATCGACATCGCCGCCATCGAGGCCGCCGCGGAGCCGGTCCCCGCCTCCTGA